The sequence TATGCATCTGTAGCTCTTCTCAGCAAGTTCCCTGTAACCTATAAACTGCTCTCACAAAGTttatcacctttttttttctttcctgtgttcaGGAATTGCTGACAGCCATTAATCGCCCTAATTAAGCAGCGTGTGTTCTTTGTACTATCTGTACTGATGCCACCTACAGCAGCATTGATAGGACCAGAATTTGGCTGAAGTGTTTCACTTCTGCCCAGACATGTTTTTAGAAACGTGTCAGTCTGAAAGCAGACAGGCTGGATCTCTGCAGTCTCTATTATGTAGTATTGGGAAATTCATTAACACTGAGTGCTTAGCTCAGCTTCCACCATAAGCAGCAGGTTTTGAGAGTTTTTTATCACTGATTTGTGAGCCTTCTGAACAGTGTTGTTGGGAGATTTACCCTGGTTTTGGATTAGCCAGGACGATGACTTCCGCACTGTCTTCATCTCTATTTTAGAATgctggaagaggaaaaggacaaAGAGCAGCGAGATCGAGTTTGCTCTGATGATGATGAGGATGATGAAAAGGGAGGGAAACGCGTCACGGGACCACGAAAGAAATTTCAATGGAATGATGAAATAAGGTTCGCATAATTTAGATATTAAGTGAACCTGTGACTTGCTTCACTTCCAACTGCATAGAATAAGACACTTTAATATTTGTATCTTGGTTTCGGAGCAGGACTAATTACTTGCAGTAATAGTCAGATTGGAAGCTTGCAGAAGCCGCTGCTGCAGTTAGTGAATCTCAACTTTAAATACATTGCAAAACTAACCCGATTTCAGGTACAAGCCAGCTCTGAGAGAAGTGCTAAGAAGCCTCCATGTGGAGGTCAAAAGAGAGGGGACAGATCTTTAGGAAAAGAAGGAACGTGGCGGAATGCTGAAATCCCACCAGCTAGACTCTTAACAAGATTAGATTTCTGGTTgtgaaaacagttttaaactctTGGGAGTTGCTGCCCTTGTGCCCAAGGGTCTGACAGAGTGCTGGGTGAAAGGGAGAATGACACAGGGTAAAACGAGAATCAGTCATGCTGTCTTTTTCATCTTATTCTAATAAATCGGGATGCTGCTCCATAGATGGCTGATACATTTAGAACAAAGAGGGCTTCACTTCCTGCCTTCCCATTGCTCTCGGCACAAACTCCTGCAAAGGAGTTCAGGTCTGCAGTTGTTTGTGACGCCTGTAATTCTGGCACTGGTTTACCACCTCTGCTGTTTCAGGATATTACAGTGGGACGGAGTATATAAGGCCTTTCTCCTCTGGCTCACTTGTGTGCATGCATTTGCATACAGAGAAACGTGCCTTTCCTTGCCTCTTTCTTACAGAGGCAGTGCAGGGTTGACTTTTTTGTTAGAAAGGTGTTTGGAATGCCTGGACTCGAATCCTGCGCTTGGCTGGCTACAGTCTGATCCAGAGTACTTATGCACAGCCAGGAATGTCTTGGCATATTCATCCAGCCCTGGATAAGTGGAATGACCTCCATCTGGGGAAAATGAATCCAAGTAACTGTATTTGAAATCTTCCTGTTCTTCAGGGAGCTGCTTTGCCACTTGGTGAAGATTAAGTTGGATGGTTATGAGTATGACAAGAATAAGGCTCAGTCTCTGGAGGATTATGTGAAGACCTTCCTAGATGGAGAGGTGAAGCCCCTATGGCCAAAAGGCTGGATGCAGGCCAGGTGAGCAAGAATAATGTTGTACTCCAGGGATTCCGTATCATAAGGGACTTCTGAAGGTCGTTAGTCCCACCCCTGTTCAAAGAACAGCTAGTTTCAAAGTTAGGTCAGATTGTTCAGGGCTGTGTCCTTCTGAGTTTTGAAAGTGTCTGCAGATGGAGATTGTGACAGCATCTCTGGGTCACTCTTCTGATACATAGTCACTTTTCACAagtcttttctctttattttcaatCAGAATTGCCTTTGCTGCACTGAAATGACTATCTCCTCTTcgttttttttattgtgtgcCTTTGAGAAAGGTACCTCTATCTTCTTTGTGGCTCCCTGTACCCAGAACTCTTTGGCTAGTGGAAGACTGCTGTTAAACCCCTCTTTAGTCTTAAGGTTttccaggctgagcaggctCAGATCCTCCAGCCTCTCCTATGTCATGTGTCCCTATCCTCAGTGGCTCTGGACTGTCTCCAGTTTGTCAGCATCTCTCTTGTATTGTGTGAGCCCTGAAACTGGACACAGATGTGTACAGATGTGACTTCACAAGTCCTAAACAGAGGAGAATAAGCACTCATACTGTTAGCTATGCACTTACTACCAGAATTTAGTTATCTTCCAGCAGTATGCCCTTTAAGCAGTGAGTTCAGCTTGTCCTCAAGGACCCCCAGGTTCTTTTTTGCTGGTCTGCTTCATTGCCAGCTGGCCCTGAGCCTGTGTGTCTGCATGGGGTTATTCCATGCCAGCTGCAGGACTTGTGTTTGTCTTTGTTGAACTTCTCAAGGTTTTATTGTCCCTTTTCTTCTGTCAAGGTCCCTGTGAGTGGCACCCCTGCCCTCTGACACTTCCCACTCCATTTTCATGTCACCCTCAGACTTACTCAGAGTCCAGTCTGTCTGTCATCCAGGTTGTTAGTGACAAAGTTGAGTGGTCTTGGCTGGCATTGGCCTCTGATGGATGCTGCTGGGTGTGACAGGTTATAAATCAGAACTGGCACTGAGCTGAGGCCTGTAGTTTCCTGAATCTGTATCACCAAAGACCTTCTCAGACACCTGGGGAAATCTTTCCTAGTCCATAGAGTATTCCCAAGAGAAAGCAAGGTGGAAGGCTTTAGCAACTCTGGGACTTGCACAGGCACATCAGAGGCAGCAAAATAAGTAGGAATTGGGAAGGGGTAAAGAAAATCACATTCACGTCTTGATTGCTGTTTCCTGCTCTTACACGCCATCTATCATCCTTGCCACTGAGCTGATGATTGCAGAGAGCACACAAGTTGCAGAGTGTCATTCTATTGAGAATGTCATCAGTTTCTGGCCTGCCTTGTTTTGCTCACTAGATTTAAAACAATGACAAATGTGCAGTCCTACTGCTGGAACGTCTGTCTCTTTGCACTTGTAGAGCTGGATAGCACTGTAATCTTTTCTCTGCTGAACTTATTTTTTTGATTTAATGGGTACCAGCTCTTAAGAGCAGTAAATGTGAGTAGCAAATTACAAATCCATCTGGAAAACTACCATGGCAGTTTACTGCAATGGCATGTGTACATGAAGTACAGTACTGTGCATGTTTGTAGTTTGCTGCTCAGTGTGGGAGCTAAATGATGGCATTAGGAAAAGTGGGTGCAGACTCCTCCTTAATAAAGACGTTACCAGTTTGGGGGTGGTCTTAGCTCACCTACTTTAAAACCTCtttgaataaatgaaaatgaaaatcttttccCTGAATTTGTAGGTAAAACTGTTCTTAAGCATACGGGTGTTCCTCCAAGACTTGCTGTAGGAGAATCTTCCAATGaagctgactgcagaaatgactgaagaaaaatggtttCCCTTACTGCTTCTCAGTGACTAAGGGACAACGTTTTTTCTTTTGGGACTTTTTGTTTTAAGGACAGAGGCTAGCTTGCCAGCCAGGCAGAAGTGGAGGGGAGGTTTTGGCAACACTAGGAGAGCTGTAAACACTTTTGTGGACAAATCAGCTTGATTCGCTGTCAGTGTGAGCACAGAAGTTCATCTTTAAAAGGAGCCTCAAGGTGAACAGAGTGTCAGCTTTGTGTTTGAGGTCAGAGAGGCTCTGccatgattttgttttcttggtcaGTACTAGAAGGCAATTAACGTAAGACTGTGAGGTTAAAATATgtggctttttaaaagaaaatggatgaCAAAAGTCTGTGCCTTAAAAACCGAGTATGttaacagcagaaggaaaacatgttCTGTATGCCAGTGTTGGTGGTATGTTTATAAGCTTCTCACCTTGATATCTGAGAAACCAGCAGAGTGGCAGCTGTTGTAGGTGAAACAGTGCTTGCATAAGATTCTGGTTTACTTAGGCTCAGCAGTAATGGCTTTTGGATGAAGTTCTGTTTATTGGTTGTGTCTAGACAATTGAAGAAATGGTTGTGCTGATTTGCAAAGGCACTTCTGTTTTTTGGGATTCAAAGGCAGCAGCAATGCAGTGAATGAAGGCTTCTCATCCATACTGCTGTATATAAAACAGGGAAAGGAAACCTCTCCCCCTTAAACATGCCGAAGAATTCCTGGATGATCTGCCAGCTCTTGATGATCTCTGGCAGCAGCAACACTCAGCCTGAACAACTGTGCTGTCTCTCCAATTGACTGTCAGCTCTTTAGGCTGGCAGAGCTCATTTCTTAGCTACTGTCCAACCATGCTGCCTTAATGGCCCTTCCAGCGCCTACAAGCGTAGCTCCCCAGGGAGGGAATGGAGTGAGGGAGTTGAAGAGgattttccttgaaaatggatgaatatttatttgcttCCCGTGGTTTTAACTTCACTAAGTCCCCTGCTGTACTGTGCAGCTCTGTCTCCAGTGATCCCAGCTGCTCTACTGGGTCTTGCTGGATATCACTTCTCattgctctcttcccttcttaGGACACTGTTTAAGGAGAGCAGGCGTGTACACGGACACCTCACATCAGTCCTGTGAGTATCGTGCAGCATTCCTTTAGAGTGATAACTGGTGAACTGCGTTCCCTGGGGCCTGGGTGGATCGTGCAGGAACACCTGAGCTTGTTTGCCTCCCATCAGACAGTTTGGCGCTGCTTAGTTTCGGAAGGTCTAGGGAGAGAAGTGGTGTGTGACATCTCCCAGCAACAGCCTTCCTGAGCTGCCTGGGCCTTACAGCAGGCTCACAGAATGATCTTTGATGCCAGGTTGTCTCCTGGCCTTGTTCGACAGGCTGGAGTCAAGCTTCTGTGCTAGGCCCTGGGAGATAATTAAGTAAAATGGACTGTGATGCCAGCACTGTGATTATTGCCACCTATTCAGTTAAACCTTACTGGATTCTGGATTCCCTCTTCCTTGTTGCCAGGTTAAAGCAGAGGTACAGTGAGCTCAAGGCAGTGAGAATGGGAGAAACAGACTTGTGGGTGACAAACCAAGGGATCTATTAGAATCCAGCTGGGCAGGTGCCTTAATGCCTAAGGGTCTCATGAATCTTGCTGGCAGCATATAACAGACTACGATACAGATTTAGGCTGATATCTGTTAGACAGATGGTCCTGTTCTTGGCATCGGATGAATGAGGGGAAGTGGAGAAAGGGTATGAAATAGATTGTAGAGTCATCCTTTCCTCAGCCGTACCATTCCGGCAGCTCAGGGATGTCTTGTACCGGAGACTGCATCTGTCCAGACCAAGTGATCTATTTTCCATGAATTTGGCAGATGCTTTTGCATCCTTGACTTCTTCTGGGAATCTAAAAGAAGTGTGTagtttttctccaaaatagtCTGTGTATCCGTTTCTCTCTGGGTATGGTTATAATTAGGTCAGCAGTGGGCTCCTGCAGCTCCTAGCCCTGCAGCTGGTGCAGGATATGTCTGTTGAGTGCTTTCACTGCTCTGCTACCATTTCAgaatctctgctctgctccctaAATCATTCCCTTGTGTGGGAGCTGGGACTTCCTAGGGCAGCAACAAATGTCGTACGATTTTGAATCCTAGCAACCTGAGATGCTGCCTCTGTTCTTTGCAAAAGCCTCAGTGGATCATCATTAACAGGGCACCTGGTTGGATGCTTCCCTACAGGCACTCAGTGAACCcatgttttctttgtctccCTAAAAACAGGGCGAAGAAGAAGGTTGTTGCTCCTACTAAGGTGAAGGGGAAGGTGAGTTCTGTTTTTTGGCACACACATTTGATACATCGCAGCAGCTGAGAGGCTGCCATCTTAGGTCCTGTACTTGAGGTTTATATCTATGCGTAGATGTAAGGAAGTTGTATTCTTAAACAGCAGCAGTCTGCGCTGTgcttgaggaaaaaatagagcAGCAGCTAGATTTGATGGCAGCAGGAGTACCAGTTCTGGAAGGAGGGTACCTGTCATTGGACAGGTATCATACCTTCCATCTCAAAATCAGGATCCTATCCTTCCTTTCTCAGCGTTAGATTCTGCCTCTGTTTTgactttgctttctgttgtcGTTTTGTTCCAGGAACTCTCCTCTAAACCTGATAAAAAGGTGGCTGTTTCAGTTCCATCAGTACATTCAAGCAACACCGTAGCTCTGTCATCAGAGCCCCAGGCAGGAGGTCTTAACATCAGTGCCCAGACCAGAGAACTCCTGTCCCTTGGGACAGCACAAGCGGCCAACAGCACTGCTACTCCTGCTGCCTTCATGGACAATTCCTTGGACGAAGATTTAATTCATAATCCTACTTCCTCCCTCGAAGCAGTCTCTAAGGAACTGGCTGTGTTGAACAGCAGAGCGGGAGGGAGCCCCGACTTTCCTCTTCCTGgagctccaaaagctccaccTGAGAAGATTCCAACTCTTGCAtcctcagaagagaagagaacATTTCCAAAGGCCCACCCTGCCCCTGCAACATCCTCTGCTGGTTCCCTCCAGTCTCCTCTAAATTTCCTGGCTGAACAGGCCCTTGCATTGGGCCAATCATCCCAAGACAAAAAGACAGAGAACTCTAATTATAAAGAGCTCTCTTGCCAAGCCTCCCCCAGCAAAATCCTTCCTGATATGCATCAGGCTAAACAGAAGCACCACAGCCTGGTCCGACCAAGCCATGGGCCTCAGACCTCCACCTCAGTGCCAGGTACTCAGGTGAAGGTTTTCCACTCGAGCAACCAGCCACAGAAGACTTTCACCTCTCCGGCTCCGTTTGTCAAACTGCAGAACCCCAAATCCTCCTCCCCATTGCCCCAGCGCTCCCTCCTCCAGCAGGTCAAGTCATCAACCAAAGCTCAGAGCTTCCATTCCTCTGCCACCTCAGGCAGCACCCAAAACTCCAGCAGTTCTCACAAAAGCCCAGGCTCATCTTCATCATCTCTAAACTATACAGGAAAGCACTCAAGTGGCTCTAGCACTTCAGGACAATCCTACAAGTCACCCTTTGTTTCTGGATCACTCTCCAAGCACGGGACTTcttccagcagctcctcatCAGGAGCGTCTGCAAACCAGGGCTGCTCCTCTGGGAACTTGCTGCCCAGCATGCAGACCCCTTCCTCCAGCCAGGCATCCAGCCGGCCGGCCCTGGGCTCTGCAGTGAAGAAGACTCCTGTCTCACAGAAGCTGACTCTGGTGGCACCTCCTGGAGGTTCAAATGGAGATTCTAGTGGGGGCACTCAAGGGGTGGCCAAATTGCTGACCTCCTCCCTAAAGCCAGCTGTTGCCAGCAGCGCCCCATCTTCTACCTCTGTGCCGGTAAGCAGGAGCATGCTGACCTAGCCTGATGCTAGGAGAGCACGTGGCATCGTGACAGGCAGTCTCCTGACTTGTTGAGACGTGATGTAAAGTGGTGACTTTGAAAGAAGTTCCTGAAATTCTTGAATGACTGTCTGGACTCTGGCTGCTTAGGTTAGGAGGACCTGGCCTTTGCCATGGGCTTGCACTCCAGAGTTCaagctttcattttcagctcAAAGTCACGATCAAAATACTCTGGTACCTTCCAGACAGCAATTTTTGGGTAGGCTGTGCAGTGTTCTTGAGCTGACATTGTGAGTTATGGAGACAGTAATGCTGCCACTTAAGGCAGGAGGAAGCATGGTAAGGCAGATAGCCATGAAAGCTAAAACAATTGCATAAACTAAGATTATAACTGTTAATTTGTTTGAAGTTAGGTCTTGCATCTTGACCTTATTACATTATAAGTAATTTTAGTATTACTGGCACTTTGTTTCACTACTGCTCTACAGAGTAAACAATCTGTGATACCGGGCTTTAAACTCAAAATGCCAGCCCATCTATTTTTGTCCACATTCTGTTGCTCCCCAGCCACTCCCATAGGTAGTGAAGTGATACTTGGAACTTCTTGGCAAGCTGTGAAACGCAAGGTCTGACAGATCAGTGAGATATAATGCCCTGTGCAGAACTCCTGGGATACCTATACAAATCTGTATTATTCACACATTGTATTTAATGATTTCCATCCGTTGACGTTTCTAATGCAGCTGTATTGTTTCTCAGCTGCTCAAATTGGCACTCTTTTGTAGCACACAGAAAGAGCAGGGCAATAAAAATGAGTCTGTTTAAATGGGCCAGAAAACCACATAGTGTTCAGCTTGTGCAGCCTGTCTGTTACCAAGATCAAGAGCTGAAGAGCATTTCCCAGTGGAGCAGAGTTCTGTGGGAGTGATTTCCAATAGCATTCTTGGGTAAAGAGGTATACCAGGCCTTGGTGCCCTGATTTGACAGCAATTACATGCTGTTGAAAGATAATAAGAAGCTTCCTTCCTCAAACTCGTAGGCAATAGTTCAGCTTTTCCTCTGCCTGTTGGAGGCATAGTTCCAGAGTAGAATAACAGGCTCAGATCCAGTATGGTTACGTTAGAAGACCGCAGCATCTAGCAGCTGGGTTTTAGTGTCCTGGGCACCTCTAGGTGGCCTCAAGAGCTGGCAGTTGGGAGGGTGCTTCTTGCAAGGAGGAATTCTAGAGTACTTTTTGGTTTGGAGTTCTTCAGGTATAAATGTTGACATGCCTTGCTTTCCCACTCCTGACTGactttttctgttgcttttcagaaaggaactagtggagctgtgctgctaaCCAGTTCTTCCTCCTTAAGTGTACTGTCTCCATCCTACAAGTCCAGCAATCCAAAGTTGccagctgccctgagctccaCCCCTTTAGGTATTATCTCTCCTATTCATACCTTCCCTCTTCATGTCATCTCCTTCACTTCAGACTCCTCCCCGAAAGCAGGAGTTTCAAAGGATGCAATAGTTACAGGACCTGCTCCAGGAACTTTCCACCATGGCCTTGGCCACAGTGAGTGCACTCCTGCTCATGCATGCGTCTTTGTGCCTGTGCTGTTAAATAGCAGAGCATTGGCATTCTTGTTGTGTTAACCCATTGCAGACAAACTCATCtctctcactgctgctttgtgccgTAGTTCATGCATTTATACCTCTAGCAGTTGCATTTGGAGAACCTCGGGCAGATCCCTGTAGCTAGCCCAGAAGTCCCAACAGCTGGAAACTAAGCTATAGGCTTAAACGGCTGCAGCTCCTCTATCATTTCTGACTTCAATgtgtatttgttcttttttttcctctctcctttctttgtttttctctctagGTCTTCTGGCTGGCTTGCACTCCAGCCCCCACCATGCTGCGCCACTCCCACATTCTGCCCTGTCCACTCATTTACCGCAAAGTCTGCCAGGTAACTTGTCAGACAGTCTTGTTCGTCTTCTGCGTCGTGAGTCACCCTGTATCTCAGCAGGATGACTTTTAGGGGTGAAAGCAGAATTCCTGTCCTTGCTGTCTGACCGGTGTGGTCGTTGCTGAAACCTCCGGCCTCCCCAAGGCTCAAAGCTAGGCGTAGCCCTCTGTGtcctttgctgttttgttaGCCAGAGCAAACGTGTGCTTCTGAAATGAGGAGTGCTCATTTCAGTACGTAGTGAGCACCTGGAGGCACTTAACGTTGCTGCTTGCGTCGTGGTAAAGGCTTATTCTGTTAGGATGAAAGCTGTGCCTCTTTATGCAGAGTCTGCCAGGACTGCCCAAAATTGAATATGCTGCCTGTGTGGAGTTTTGTCACTGGTGACCTATATAAAGTGTGTCAGACCAGAATGTCTTGCATCTGTGCACCGAGCTAATTGCCCACATGTCCTTTACAGTGAGGGATGCAGGCTGTTTTCCTTGGTGCTGACGATGTGATGATTTTGCAGTTAAGCCTGCTCCTCCCTGTTTGATGCCTGCAGAACTGATGCATAAAACAAGAGATGTCCAAAGAACATCTCTGCTGATAATTggagctctgcctgctgtgGCGTGGTGGGTTGCAAGTGTTTGTAGGaactgcagaggaaggaaaggagagaggaatCCATTCAGCATGCgggaaatggaaatgaaggaaCACCAGATTGGGCATGTCTGCTTTGGTAATTGTGCCACGTATGCCATTGGTAATTGCTGCAGCTATTTCTGCTTTACTGATCAAGAATCTCTTGGGTCTTCAGTGTGCTTCAGCATGACTGTCTTAGATTCTTATTGGGCAGTGTGAGTCTGATCTGGGAGTGACTGTGCTGGCTTCACAGTGTGGCACTGAAGCCATTAGTAGATGCGTGGGCACGCTGCTGGAGGTGATGTGGTCTCCTGGAGCAGTCCATGTGAAATGCCCTTGGCTGCTGAGGACAGTGCTtgctggagaaagaagagacCGCTCAGCACTGGTGAAAATTGGAAGAATTCCTCTCCTTTGCTGCTTTTAGTGGAGTTTGTGTGGGGTGAGTTGTTGGGTCCCTCCAGGTGGCAGAACAGAAGAAGCCCCTTGCAGcagttgctgtgtgacagaacCTTTCCTTCCTGTTCCTAAACTTCCACTTGCTGGAGAGGAGATTGATTTTTTTGGTTTGAACGTGTGAAGTGTATTCTGTGTCACTGAGGAGGAGTTCTCTTCCTCATTTGAAGGAATTTAGGGCCCTCACTTGATGTTTTCACACAAACATTGAAGACTGAGCGTAGTGCAGTCTTCTCTGACAGTATTATTGATTTGTGGTGCTTTGTTGAAgaacaaaacagctttttcGTTGGCCACCGTGGTCTTCAAATATCTCCTGTTTCTTTGGAGGAATGAACTGTAGCTGGCTGTACAAACAGATAGCCACAGCTGCATTGCTCTGCCTGAAGGCTGCGAGCTGGTGTTTGGGAGGTTGCTACAAATGCAAGGAGTTGTTGATGCCTTATGGGAAGGTGCTCATAGCAGCATTCATCAAAAAAGCATTTGAGCAAGGAGCATCCAATGTGTGCTTGCGTGTcgttgctgctgcttttgctgatgGGTGTTTCTGCGTGCTGGTACTGTGGCCGTGGTTGTTCCAACTGCTTGCTTTAGGAGTACTGTGTGCTGGGACTGCAATCTTGCATGGAATGAACTGTCCTCGTCCTGGAGAAGGAGCTGTTGCTGCCCTGCTTGGTGCCACTGCTGCTTGACTGCACGTCTCAGTACATCCATTTGTTCACTGTGATCTGGCGGTAGTTTTAATTGTTCCTGGAGAATTCTGATATGTTAAACTACCTTACTCTTTCCCTATTCACCGCATTTACTCTTCTTCCTTCACGTCCACTCCTCCTTTTTCTTACTCCAGTGGTTAGAT comes from Meleagris gallopavo isolate NT-WF06-2002-E0010 breed Aviagen turkey brand Nicholas breeding stock chromosome 16, Turkey_5.1, whole genome shotgun sequence and encodes:
- the UBN1 gene encoding ubinuclein-1 isoform X2 encodes the protein MTEPHRVLFTTLHGPLSSSFLKKPRKDDAEQPPEAEQPGETVRLSLTLFEPDHKRCPEFYYPDLLKNSQAKRKGSSGDKRKEPADPFDDEKERHKAEALARKFEEKYGGKRRRKDRFQDLIDMGYGYDESDSFIDNSEAYDELVPASLTTKYGGFYINTGTLQFRQASDSEDEYVKEKKKKSPKKRKLKDGSEKMKKRKKDDSYDKEKKSKKSKFPKAGFTALNASKEKKKKKYSGALSVKEMLRKFQKEKEAQKKKDEEQKAVTPSPAEPQAPREAETMPDPLLSLFGHASDSDLLQAATAMDTLTDLDLERLFGESPEGSPLHDVEDGSNPSGAGLEQDFKQLPSLPEGLPAPLEKRIKELAQAARAAEGEGKQKFFTQDINNIILDIELQTRELNSQIRSGVYTHLAAFLPCSKDTLVKRARKLYLYEQGGRLKEPLQKLKEAIGRAMPEQMAKYQEECQAHTQAKFVKMLEEEKDKEQRDRVCSDDDEDDEKGGKRVTGPRKKFQWNDEIRELLCHLVKIKLDGYEYDKNKAQSLEDYVKTFLDGEVKPLWPKGWMQARTLFKESRRVHGHLTSVLAKKKVVAPTKVKGKELSSKPDKKVAVSVPSVHSSNTVALSSEPQAGGLNISAQTRELLSLGTAQAANSTATPAAFMDNSLDEDLIHNPTSSLEAVSKELAVLNSRAGGSPDFPLPGAPKAPPEKIPTLASSEEKRTFPKAHPAPATSSAGSLQSPLNFLAEQALALGQSSQDKKTENSNYKELSCQASPSKILPDMHQAKQKHHSLVRPSHGPQTSTSVPGTQVKVFHSSNQPQKTFTSPAPFVKLQNPKSSSPLPQRSLLQQVKSSTKAQSFHSSATSGSTQNSSSSHKSPGSSSSSLNYTGKHSSGSSTSGQSYKSPFVSGSLSKHGTSSSSSSSGASANQGCSSGNLLPSMQTPSSSQASSRPALGSAVKKTPVSQKLTLVAPPGGSNGDSSGGTQGVAKLLTSSLKPAVASSAPSSTSVPKGTSGAVLLTSSSSLSVLSPSYKSSNPKLPAALSSTPLGIISPIHTFPLHVISFTSDSSPKAGVSKDAIVTGPAPGTFHHGLGHSLLAGLHSSPHHAAPLPHSALSTHLPQSLPDASQLHGKGSNTQQRKL
- the UBN1 gene encoding ubinuclein-1 isoform X6 — encoded protein: MTEPHRVLFTTLHGPLSSSFLKKPRKDDAEQPPEAEQPGETVRLSLTLFEPDHKRCPEFYYPDLLKNSQAKRKGSSGDKRKEPADPFDDEKERHKAEALARKFEEKYGGKRRRKDRFQDLIDMGYGYDESDSFIDNSEAYDELVPASLTTKYGGFYINTGTLQFRQASDSEDEYVKEKKKKSPKKRKLKDGSEKMKKRKKDDSYDKEKKSKKSKFPKAGFTALNASKEKKKKKYSGALSVKEMLRKFQKEKEAQKKKDEEQKAVTPSPAEPQAPREAETMPDPLLSLFGHASDSDLLQAATAMDTLTDLDLERLFGESPEGSPLHDVEDGSNPSGAGLEQDFKQLPSLPEGLPAPLEKRIKELAQAARAAEGEGKQKFFTQDINNIILDIELQTRELNSQIRSGVYTHLAAFLPCSKDTLVKRARKLYLYEQGGRLKEPLQKLKEAIGRAMPEQMAKYQEECQAHTQAKFVKMLEEEKDKEQRDRVCSDDDEDDEKGGKRVTGPRKKFQWNDEIRELLCHLVKIKLDGYEYDKNKAQSLEDYVKTFLDGEVKPLWPKGWMQARTLFKESRRVHGHLTSVLAKKKVVAPTKVKGKELSSKPDKKVAVSVPSVHSSNTVALSSEPQAGGLNISAQTRELLSLGTAQAANSTATPAAFMDNSLDEDLIHNPTSSLEAVSKELAVLNSRAGGSPDFPLPGAPKAPPEKIPTLASSEEKRTFPKAHPAPATSSAGSLQSPLNFLAEQALALGQSSQDKKTENSNYKELSCQASPSKILPDMHQAKQKHHSLVRPSHGPQTSTSVPGTQVKVFHSSNQPQKTFTSPAPFVKLQNPKSSSPLPQRSLLQQVKSSTKAQSFHSSATSGSTQNSSSSHKSPGSSSSSLNYTGKHSSGSSTSGQSYKSPFVSGSLSKHGTSSSSSSSGASANQGCSSGNLLPSMQTPSSSQASSRPALGSAVKKTPVSQKLTLVAPPGGSNGDSSGGTQGVAKLLTSSLKPAVASSAPSSTSVPKGTSGAVLLTSSSSLSVLSPSYKSSNPKLPAALSSTPLGIISPIHTFPLHVISFTSDSSPKAGVSKDAIVTGPAPGTFHHGLGHNASQLHGKGSNTQQRKL
- the UBN1 gene encoding ubinuclein-1 isoform X5, with protein sequence MTEPHRVLFTTLHGPLSSSFLKKPRKDDAEQPPEAEQPGETVRLSLTLFEPDHKRCPEFYYPDLLKNSQAKRKGSSGDKVSILVRKEPADPFDDEKERHKAEALARKFEEKYYDELVPASLTTKYGGFYINTGTLQFRQASDSEDEYVKEKKKKSPKKRKLKDGSEKMKKRKKDDSYDKEKKSKKSKFPKAGFTALNASKEKKKKKYSGALSVKEMLRKFQKEKEAQKKKDEEQKAVTPSPAEPQAPREAETMPDPLLSLFGHASDSDLLQAATAMDTLTDLDLERLFGESPEGSPLHDVEDGSNPSGAGLEQDFKQLPSLPEGLPAPLEKRIKELAQAARAAEGEGKQKFFTQDINNIILDIELQTRELNSQIRSGVYTHLAAFLPCSKDTLVKRARKLYLYEQGGRLKEPLQKLKEAIGRAMPEQMAKYQEECQAHTQAKFVKMLEEEKDKEQRDRVCSDDDEDDEKGGKRVTGPRKKFQWNDEIRELLCHLVKIKLDGYEYDKNKAQSLEDYVKTFLDGEVKPLWPKGWMQARTLFKESRRVHGHLTSVLAKKKVVAPTKVKGKELSSKPDKKVAVSVPSVHSSNTVALSSEPQAGGLNISAQTRELLSLGTAQAANSTATPAAFMDNSLDEDLIHNPTSSLEAVSKELAVLNSRAGGSPDFPLPGAPKAPPEKIPTLASSEEKRTFPKAHPAPATSSAGSLQSPLNFLAEQALALGQSSQDKKTENSNYKELSCQASPSKILPDMHQAKQKHHSLVRPSHGPQTSTSVPGTQVKVFHSSNQPQKTFTSPAPFVKLQNPKSSSPLPQRSLLQQVKSSTKAQSFHSSATSGSTQNSSSSHKSPGSSSSSLNYTGKHSSGSSTSGQSYKSPFVSGSLSKHGTSSSSSSSGASANQGCSSGNLLPSMQTPSSSQASSRPALGSAVKKTPVSQKLTLVAPPGGSNGDSSGGTQGVAKLLTSSLKPAVASSAPSSTSVPKGTSGAVLLTSSSSLSVLSPSYKSSNPKLPAALSSTPLGIISPIHTFPLHVISFTSDSSPKAGVSKDAIVTGPAPGTFHHGLGHSLLAGLHSSPHHAAPLPHSALSTHLPQSLPDASQLHGKGSNTQQRKL